From one Nocardioides sp. Kera G14 genomic stretch:
- a CDS encoding type IV toxin-antitoxin system AbiEi family antitoxin domain-containing protein — protein MTTITLGPEPFTVAELTTLGLSPKRLRALHEAGSVRRVLRGVYVDATLDDTLELRARALARVVDENHVVVDRSAAWLHGIDTFAYGEGATPPLEICTLPARHATQRSGTKGGRRDLADRDIMRLGNVRVTTPLRTALDLGCHLRRREAYAALCAFAREQGVQPSHLVREVARFRGRRGVIQLRGLLGHVTGAVESHREAWTLLAILDAGVMAPILQFWIEIDGVPTYRLDLAYPRQRVAVEYDGEADHSTPEQRVHDAERRAWLTAHGWTVIVVRKGDFTGRELDRWLGELRTALRPTYTSRRW, from the coding sequence ATGACCACGATCACTCTCGGACCTGAACCCTTCACCGTCGCCGAGCTGACCACCCTGGGTCTCTCACCCAAGCGGCTCCGTGCGCTCCACGAGGCCGGCTCTGTCCGTCGGGTCCTCCGCGGTGTGTACGTCGACGCAACACTGGACGACACACTCGAACTCCGTGCCCGGGCGCTGGCCCGGGTCGTCGACGAGAACCATGTGGTCGTCGACCGGTCCGCGGCCTGGCTCCACGGGATCGACACCTTCGCCTATGGGGAGGGCGCAACGCCTCCACTGGAGATCTGCACCCTGCCGGCGCGACACGCCACCCAGCGATCCGGGACCAAGGGCGGCCGTCGTGATCTCGCCGACCGCGACATCATGAGGCTTGGCAATGTGCGCGTGACGACGCCGTTGCGAACCGCCCTCGACCTTGGCTGCCACCTGAGGCGCCGAGAGGCGTACGCAGCACTCTGTGCGTTCGCGAGGGAGCAGGGCGTCCAACCGTCGCACCTTGTGAGAGAGGTTGCGAGGTTCCGAGGGCGTCGCGGCGTCATCCAGTTGCGCGGGCTCCTTGGTCACGTCACTGGAGCGGTGGAGTCACACCGTGAGGCATGGACCCTCCTGGCGATCCTCGACGCAGGGGTGATGGCGCCGATTCTGCAGTTCTGGATCGAGATCGACGGAGTGCCGACGTACCGGCTCGACCTCGCCTATCCGCGCCAGCGCGTGGCTGTCGAGTACGACGGGGAGGCGGATCACTCGACGCCGGAGCAGCGGGTACACGACGCGGAGCGTCGGGCGTGGCTCACCGCTCATGGCTGGACTGTCATCGTGGTCCGCAAGGGCGACTTCACCGGTCGCGAGCTCGACCGGTGGCTCGGCGAGCTGAGGACCGCGCTTCGCCCGACGTACACCTCCCGACGCTGGTGA
- a CDS encoding DUF349 domain-containing protein: protein MSAVTSNEWGRVDDERNVYVRVGDGERLVGQFLDGTVEEALAFYTDRYDQLAFEVDQLVTRVNAGKVTADEAAESVRTVKAKVADAAVVGDLAALTAKLDALLPVVAAQREARKAERAAKAQETRAAKEQIVAEAEKLATGNDWRNGANRLRELLESWKVLPRLDRAGDEELWKRFSSARTAYTRRRKSHFAELNEKRAGAQAIKEQLVVEAEALSTSEEWGLTAGRYRDLMSRWKAAGPAPKEIDDALWKRFRGAQDTFFGNRDAANAQIDAEFAANAEVKEAILVEAEALLPVTDLNAAKAAFRDLADRWDAAGKVPRDRIKDLEGRMRKVEQAIKGVEDEQWRKTDPEKSARADDMITKLEDAIAKIEGDIAKAETAGDAKKVKSLQENLEGRKAFLDMARRAAADFS, encoded by the coding sequence ATGTCGGCCGTGACCAGCAACGAATGGGGCCGCGTCGACGACGAGCGCAATGTCTATGTGCGCGTGGGCGACGGCGAGCGTCTTGTCGGGCAGTTCCTCGACGGTACCGTCGAGGAGGCCCTGGCGTTCTACACCGACCGCTACGACCAGCTCGCCTTCGAGGTCGACCAGCTGGTCACGCGTGTGAACGCCGGCAAGGTCACCGCCGACGAGGCTGCTGAGTCGGTCAGGACCGTCAAGGCCAAGGTGGCCGACGCCGCCGTGGTCGGAGACCTCGCCGCACTCACGGCGAAGCTGGACGCACTCCTTCCCGTCGTCGCCGCGCAGCGCGAGGCCCGCAAGGCCGAGCGTGCCGCGAAGGCGCAGGAGACCCGCGCCGCCAAGGAGCAGATCGTCGCCGAGGCCGAGAAGCTGGCCACCGGCAACGACTGGAGGAACGGCGCCAACCGCCTCCGCGAACTCCTGGAGTCGTGGAAGGTCCTCCCCCGGCTCGACCGAGCCGGCGACGAGGAGCTGTGGAAGCGCTTCTCCAGCGCCCGCACCGCCTACACGCGTCGCCGGAAGTCGCACTTCGCCGAGCTCAACGAGAAGCGCGCCGGCGCCCAGGCGATCAAGGAGCAGCTCGTCGTCGAGGCGGAGGCACTCTCGACGTCGGAGGAGTGGGGCCTGACCGCAGGCCGCTACCGCGACCTGATGTCGCGCTGGAAGGCGGCCGGGCCGGCGCCCAAGGAGATCGACGACGCGCTCTGGAAGCGCTTCCGGGGTGCCCAGGACACCTTCTTCGGCAACCGCGACGCGGCCAATGCGCAGATCGATGCGGAGTTCGCCGCCAATGCGGAGGTCAAGGAGGCGATCCTGGTCGAGGCCGAGGCGCTCCTGCCCGTCACCGACCTCAATGCCGCCAAGGCCGCCTTCCGCGACCTGGCCGACCGCTGGGACGCCGCCGGCAAGGTGCCGCGCGACCGGATCAAGGACCTCGAGGGTCGGATGCGGAAGGTCGAGCAGGCGATCAAGGGCGTCGAGGACGAGCAGTGGCGCAAGACCGACCCCGAGAAGTCGGCCCGTGCCGACGACATGATCACCAAGCTCGAGGACGCGATCGCCAAGATCGAGGGCGACATCGCCAAGGCCGAGACGGCCGGCGACGCCAAGAAGGTGAAGTCGCTCCAGGAGAACCTCGAGGGACGCAAGGCGTTCCTCGACATGGCCCGTCGCGCCGCCGCCGACTTCTCCTGA
- a CDS encoding RelA/SpoT family protein, translating to MTEDRTVAPARESAVQVSKAPSREAAVPSTGATSGRSMRARLARMGTKSGAGNPVLEPLFRAVRANHPKADLALLERAYVTAEKHHRGQMRKSGDPYITHPLAVTTILAELGMTEPTLVAALLHDTVEDTPYTLEQLSKDFGAEVAQLVDGVTKLDKVQYGDSAQSETIRKMVVAMSKDIRVLVIKLADRLHNMRTLRYVPLKSQERSANETLDIYAPLAHRLGMNTIKWELEDLSFATLHPKIYDEIVRLVAERAPSRDQFLAQVISQVENDLKESKIKATVTGRPKHYYSIYQKMIVGGKEFSDIYDLVGIRILVDDDRDCYSVLGVLHSRWNPVLGRFKDYVAMPKFNLYQSLHTTVIGPQGKPVEMQIRTFAMHRRAEYGVAAHWKYKEAGRAGVDTDRPLNPTGGPDMSWVKTLVDWQSEVEDPGEFLESLRFEMNRTEVYVFTPKGDVIALPADATPVDFAYAVHTEVGHHTIGARVNGRLVPLESTLQNGDTVEVFTSKSPTAGPSQDWLGFVKSNRARSKIRAWFTRERRDEAIEKGQEQIAKLMRKEGLPLKRLMSHESLTLAARHFNIHDVEALYAAVGEGNLSPQAVVRRVVDEHGGSEAAQEDLAEAVTINRRSSRSQNTSATDVGVLVKGQPDVWTKLAKCCTPVPGDPIIGFVTKVGGVSVHRDNCTNAASLKANPERMIDVEWGASANAVFLVNIQVEALDRARLLSDITMALSDSHVNILSANLSTGRDRVAKSRFTFEMADAKHLDTVLKSVRSVPGVFDAYRVTS from the coding sequence ATGACCGAGGATCGCACCGTCGCGCCCGCTCGCGAGAGCGCTGTCCAGGTCAGCAAGGCCCCGTCACGGGAGGCGGCCGTGCCCTCGACGGGCGCCACCTCCGGGCGCAGCATGCGCGCCCGCCTGGCCCGGATGGGCACCAAGAGCGGTGCAGGCAATCCTGTCCTCGAGCCGCTCTTCCGTGCCGTCCGCGCCAACCACCCCAAGGCCGATCTGGCGTTGCTCGAGCGGGCCTACGTCACCGCCGAGAAGCACCACCGCGGGCAGATGCGCAAGAGCGGTGACCCCTACATCACGCATCCGCTCGCCGTGACGACGATCCTCGCCGAGCTCGGCATGACCGAGCCCACGCTCGTCGCCGCGCTGCTCCACGACACCGTCGAGGACACGCCGTACACCCTCGAGCAGCTGAGCAAGGACTTCGGCGCCGAGGTCGCCCAGCTCGTCGACGGCGTCACCAAGCTCGACAAGGTGCAGTACGGCGACTCCGCGCAGTCGGAGACCATCCGCAAGATGGTCGTGGCGATGTCCAAGGACATCCGGGTGCTCGTCATCAAGCTCGCCGACCGGCTGCACAACATGCGCACGCTGCGCTACGTGCCACTGAAGTCGCAGGAGCGCAGCGCCAACGAGACGCTCGACATCTACGCGCCGCTGGCACACCGGCTCGGCATGAACACGATCAAGTGGGAGCTCGAGGACCTCTCCTTCGCGACGCTGCACCCGAAGATCTATGACGAGATCGTCCGCCTCGTCGCCGAGCGGGCGCCCTCGCGTGACCAGTTCCTCGCGCAGGTGATCAGCCAGGTCGAGAACGACCTCAAGGAGTCCAAGATCAAGGCCACCGTCACCGGCCGGCCGAAGCACTACTACTCGATCTACCAGAAGATGATCGTCGGGGGTAAGGAGTTCTCCGACATCTACGACCTGGTCGGCATCCGCATCCTCGTCGACGACGACCGTGACTGCTACAGCGTCCTCGGCGTCCTGCACTCGCGCTGGAACCCGGTCCTCGGCCGGTTCAAGGACTACGTCGCGATGCCGAAGTTCAACCTCTACCAGTCGCTGCACACGACGGTCATCGGTCCGCAGGGCAAGCCCGTCGAGATGCAGATCCGGACCTTCGCGATGCACCGGCGCGCCGAGTACGGTGTCGCCGCCCACTGGAAGTACAAGGAGGCCGGCCGCGCGGGTGTGGACACCGACCGGCCCCTCAACCCCACCGGCGGCCCCGACATGAGCTGGGTCAAGACGCTCGTCGACTGGCAGTCCGAGGTCGAGGATCCGGGGGAGTTCCTGGAGTCGCTGCGCTTCGAGATGAACCGCACCGAGGTCTACGTCTTCACCCCGAAGGGCGACGTGATCGCGCTGCCCGCCGACGCGACTCCTGTCGACTTCGCGTACGCCGTCCACACCGAGGTCGGCCACCACACCATCGGCGCCCGCGTCAACGGTCGCCTCGTTCCGCTCGAGTCGACCCTGCAGAACGGTGACACCGTCGAGGTCTTCACCTCGAAGTCGCCGACTGCCGGGCCGTCGCAGGACTGGCTGGGCTTCGTGAAGTCCAACCGTGCGCGCTCGAAGATCCGTGCCTGGTTCACCCGTGAGCGCCGGGACGAGGCGATCGAGAAGGGCCAAGAGCAGATCGCCAAGCTCATGCGCAAGGAGGGCCTTCCCCTCAAGCGCCTGATGTCGCATGAGTCGCTGACCTTGGCCGCGCGGCACTTCAACATCCACGACGTCGAGGCGCTCTATGCCGCCGTCGGTGAGGGCAACCTGTCCCCCCAGGCGGTCGTACGTCGTGTGGTCGACGAGCACGGCGGGAGCGAGGCCGCCCAGGAGGACCTGGCCGAGGCCGTCACCATCAACCGCCGCTCGTCACGGTCGCAGAACACGAGCGCGACCGATGTCGGCGTACTCGTCAAGGGTCAGCCGGACGTGTGGACCAAGCTCGCCAAGTGCTGCACGCCGGTGCCGGGCGACCCGATCATCGGCTTCGTGACCAAGGTCGGCGGCGTCTCGGTCCACCGCGACAACTGCACCAACGCCGCCTCGCTGAAGGCCAACCCCGAGCGGATGATCGACGTCGAGTGGGGCGCCTCGGCCAACGCCGTCTTCCTGGTCAACATCCAGGTCGAGGCGCTCGACCGCGCCCGCCTCCTCTCCGACATCACCATGGCGCTCTCCGACAGCCACGTGAACATCCTCAGCGCCAACCTTTCGACCGGACGCGACCGCGTCGCCAAGAGCCGCTTCACCTTCGAGATGGCCGACGCCAAGCACCTCGACACGGTCCTCAAGTCGGTCCGATCCGTCCCGGGTGTCTTCGACGCCTACCGCGTCACCAGCTAG
- a CDS encoding adenine phosphoribosyltransferase yields the protein MTQDELDLSAYILDVPDYPEPGVMFKDISPLLADHGAFASTVTRLSLAGCDDAGEPVVDLVLGTEARGFILAAPVALELGVGFVPVRKAGKLPREVVGESYALEYGEATLEIHSDAVKPGDRVLLIDDVLATGGTLDATRKLVERCGGVIVGVAVLMELSFLPGRQTLGDLRVTALVTV from the coding sequence ATGACGCAGGACGAGCTGGATCTGTCGGCGTACATCCTCGACGTCCCGGACTATCCCGAGCCGGGCGTGATGTTCAAGGACATCTCCCCGCTGCTGGCCGACCACGGGGCGTTCGCCTCCACGGTGACGCGGCTCAGTCTCGCCGGCTGTGACGACGCCGGCGAGCCCGTCGTCGACCTCGTCCTCGGCACCGAGGCGCGAGGCTTCATCCTCGCTGCGCCAGTCGCACTCGAGCTCGGCGTCGGTTTCGTGCCGGTCCGCAAGGCCGGCAAGCTTCCGCGTGAGGTCGTGGGTGAGTCCTATGCGCTGGAGTACGGCGAGGCCACCCTCGAGATTCACAGCGACGCGGTGAAGCCCGGCGACCGGGTGCTCCTCATCGATGACGTCCTCGCCACCGGGGGCACGCTCGATGCCACCCGCAAGCTCGTCGAGCGCTGTGGCGGCGTCATCGTCGGTGTTGCGGTGCTGATGGAGCTCAGCTTCCTGCCCGGGCGTCAGACCCTGGGCGACCTCCGGGTCACCGCACTTGTCACCGTCTGA